The Phaeacidiphilus oryzae TH49 region GAGGACGAGTGACGGAGACAGTGGGCTCCACCGCGACGCCTGAGCGTGGTCGGCCGGAGAGCGACGACAAGCGCAGTGCCCCCCCGCGTCGCAAGCGCTCCCGGAAGAGCGAGCGCAAGGGATTCTTCGCGCGGGCCGCCCGCTTCTATCGCCAGATCATCTCCGAGCTCCGCAAGGTCGTCTGGCCCACCCGCAACGAACTGGTGACGTACACCTCGGTCGTCATCGTCTTCGTCGTGATCATCATGGCGGTCGTCTACGGCCTGGACTACGGCTTCTCCAAGCTCTCTTTCCTGGTCTTCGGCTGAGTTCCGCGCCGATCGGCGCAGCACCCGCCCGACGCTCACGCTACCGTTGTGACGGTACCGTTGTGCCTCCGAGTGCTGACGTGCGCCTGCGGAGGACGCCGACGGCGCGGAACCCGTTACACCCTTCATCTCCAGGAAGAAGCAGCCACAGTGTCTGAGTCCCCCCTGTACGACGACGGCGAGGCCCCCGAGGCTGGCGAGGCCGTCGAGTCGGCCGAGGCTCTGCTGGGGGAGCAGGACGCGCAGCCCAGCGACGCCGAGCAGATCGTCGACGCCGTCGACGGCACCGACGAGACCGAGGGCGCCGAGGACGAGGTCCAGGCGGCCGACGAGGCCCAGGCCGGCGTCCCCGCCGAGGAGGAGGCCCTCTCCGTCGTCTCCGACGAGCAGGCCGAGTCCGTCGAGGAGACCGACGAGGCCGAGGCCGGCGACGCCGAGGCCGACGCGGACACCGAGGCCGACGCGGACACCGAGGCCGGCGCGGACACCGAGGCCGGCGACGCCGAGGCAGCGGCGGACGCCGAGGAGGCCGAGGACGAGGACCCGGTCGCCACCTTCCGCGAGGAGCTCCGCCGCGCTCCCGGCGAGTGGTACGTGATCCACACCTACGCCGGCTACGAGAACCGCGTGAAGGCCAACCTGGAGCAGCGGGCGGTCTCGCTGAACGTCGAGGACTACATCTACCAGGCCGAGGTGCCGCAGGAAGAGGTCGTCCAGATCAAGAACGGCGACCGCAAGACCATCCGCCAGAACAAGCTCCCCGGCTACGTCCTGGTGCGGATGGACCTCACCAACGAGTCCTGGGGCGTCGTCCGCAACACCCCCGGCGTGACGGGCTTCGTCGGCAACGCCTACGACCCGTACCCGCTGACTCTGGACGAGGTCGTCAAGATGCTCGCCCCCGAGGTCGAGGCCAAGGCGGCCAAGGAGGCCGGCAAGCCCTCCCCGGTCCGCCCCTCCGAGGTGCAGGTCCTGGACTTCGAGGTCGGCGACTCGGTCACCGTCACCGACGGCCCCTTCGCCACCCTCCAGGCGACCATCAACGAGATCAACCCGGACTCCAAGAAGGTCAAGGGCCTGGTCGAGATCTTCGGCCGGGAGACCCCGGTCGAGCTCTCCTTCGACCAGATCCAGAAGAACTGACCTCCGCTTCGGTCCCGACTCTTCCGCCCGGCCCCGCCCAGCCCCACGCTGGTGCGGGGCCGCCGCGTCTCCCCGGCGGCGGGGGAGCGCGCGATGGAACGGCTCACCACTGACGGTCTCGTCCTGCTGCTGCACCGCGCGGCGTGCGCGCCGCTCGACCTGGAGGCCGGGCTGCGGCTGCGCGGCGCGCCCCTCTTCATGGGACCCACGGACGACATGGGCGGCCCGCCGCCGCGGTTCCCCCGCTGGATCGTCGAGCACGACCCGGTCGGCCGCGCGATCCCGCCGCACCCCCGGTCCAGCCACTGGCGGATACGGGCCACCCCGGACGGCGCACTCCGTGCCACGCCGCTCTCCGCCCCCGCCGCCGACGCCTTCCAGGCGGAGCTCGCGCAGTACGCGGCGGACCGCCTCCTCGCCCCCGGCTGGCTGCTGACCGGGCACGACCTCGCCGTCGAGGGCCCCACCGAGGTGCTGGGCGGCCGCCGCGCCTGGCGGGCGACGGCGAGCGCCGACTTCCCGCCCGACCGGCTGGACCTCCTCCTCGACGCCGAACTCGGCATCCTGCTGCGCCTGGACCGCTACCGCACCGACGAGCCGGTCCCCTACGAGACGGGGGCGATCACCTCCCTCGACCTCGACGTCGACCTCGCCCCCGAGCCGGCGCCGCCCGCGCCTGCCGGCGTCCCGCCGACGACCGGTCCGCCGTCCGGCCCGGGGCCCGCCGCGATGCCGGCCTGGATGCTGGCCTCCGGCGTCGGCAGGGCGGTCCGCAACCTGCTGGGCGGCCACCGCCCGCACGAGCGCTGGACGGGGCACCGCGGGGAGGCCCGGTCCGCCGCCCCCGAGGAGCCGGACGGGGAGCCCTGGTTCGACCCGGCCGAGGACGCGCTGCCGCCACTGACCGGTGGTGTCCCGTCGGAGGACGCCCTGCCCGGCATGCTCTACCGCGCCGGCCGCGGCGCGCACCGCCTTACCGCGACGGCCCACCTGTGGACCGACGAGCGTCCCGGCGAAGCCGAGTTCGCCGAGGAGCCGCCGATGCCGCCCGGCCTGCGGCCCGACGTCGAACGGATACTGGCGGCGCTGCCCGGCCGGGGGCACCGGGTGCTGCGCCTGCGGATAGCCGACCGGACCCGCTACCGGCTCGACCTCCTCACCGCCCCCGGCCCGGAGGCCGGCCCCGATCTGGAGGCCGGCCCCGCCGCGGGGCCGGCTGCGGAGCCCGAGACGGAACCCGACGCGGCGGCCTGCGACGGCGAGCGGTACTACCGCCTCGGCGGCGGCCGGCTCCTCGTCATGCCGGCCCTGCCGCTGACGGACCTCCGCCTCAGACCCCTCCTCGACCCCTCCTGGCTGCTGGCCGAGCACCGCTGCGCCCCCCTCGGCTGGGTCTCGTTCGGCGGCCGCCGGACACTCCGGCTGACGGCTTCCCCCGGCCCCCGCGACCCCGGCGGCGAGGAGATCGAGGCCCTCCTCGACCCGGAGCTCGGGGTCCTCCTGCGGCTGACCGCCCGCACCACCCCGGACGGCGAGCCGGCCTACCGCTACGAACTGCGCGAGGCCGCTCCGCTGCCCGCGGAGGAGGCCCGCGAGGCCGAGGACTTCCGGATCACGGCCCCGCCCGGAACCCGTACCGTGGAGCTGCCGGCACCCGGCCCCGCCCCGGCGCCCGTCGAAGCCCTCGCCGAGGCGGCCACCTGGGCCGTCGGCGGAGCCGTCGTGCTGGCTCGGCTGCTGCGCCGGAGGCCCGGCCCCCGGCCGCCCGCGGAAGGCTGATTTCAGGGCGGAAGCCACTTCGGGCTATGCTGGCCCGATGTGTGTGCTGCCTGGCCTGGCTCTCTGAGCCGAGCGACCCGGCGAGCCGCACGGAAATCCAAGGCCCCGCCGCCCGCGCTGACGCGCGTCCGCGGCGGGCGCACCTCTCGTAAGGACCCGGAGAGAGAGCATGCCTCCCAAGAAGAAGAAGGTCACTGGGCTGATCAAGCTCCAGATCAACGCCGGTGCGGCCAACCCCGCCCCGCCCGTTGGTCCGGCGCTCGGCCAGCACGGCGTCAACATCATGGAGTTCTGCAAGGCCTACAACGCCGCGACCGAGTCGCAGCGTGGCATGGTCGTGCCGGTGGAGATCACGGTCTACGAGGACCGCTCCTTCACCTTCATCACCAAGACCCCGCCGGCCGCGAAGCTGATCCTCAAGGCCGCGGGCGTGGAGAAGGGCTCCGGCGAGCCGCACACGACCAAGGTCGCGAAGCTGACCCGCGACCAGGTCCGTGAGATCGCCACGACCAAGATGCCCGACCTGAACGCCAACGACCTGGACGCCGCGGAGAAGATCATCGCCGGCACCGCCCGGTCGATGGGCGTCACCGTCGAGGGCTGACCGAACCCACTTCGGATCACAGTGGTAGGGCCTCGCGCGGCCCGTAGCCACCACGGCTCCCCAGAACTGACACAGGAGTAGAAGTGAAGCGCACCAAGGCCCAGAAGGCCGCCGAGGAGAAGATCGACCGCGAGCGGATCTACGCCCCGCTCGAGGCCATCCGCCTCGCCAAGGACGTCGCCTCGACCAAGTTCGACCAGACCGTCGAGGTCGCCATGCGCCTGGGTGTCGACCCGCGCAAGGCCGACCAGATGGTCCGCAGCACCGTGAACCTCCCGCACGGCACCGGTAAGACCGCCCGGGTCCTGGTCTTCGCGACCGGTGACCGTGCCGCGGCCGCGGAGGCTGCGGGCGCCGACATCGTCGGCGCCGACGAGCTGATCGACGAGGTCTCGAAGGGCCGCCTGGACTTCGACGCCGTCGTCGCCACCCCGGACCTGATGGGCAAGGTCGGCCGCCTGGGCCGCGTGCTCGGTCCGCGTGGCCTGATGCCGAACCCGAAGACCGGCACCGTGACCCCGGACGTCGCCAAGGCCGTCAACGAGATCAAGGGCGGCAAGATCGAGTTCCGGGTCGACCGGCACTCGAACCTCCACTTCATCATCGGCAAGGCGTCCTTCGACACCGAGAAGCTGGTGGAGAACTACGCCGCGGCGCTGGACGAGGTCCTCCGGGCCAAGCCGTCCGCCGCCAAGGGCCGGTACATCAAGAAGGTGACCGTCAGCACCACCATGGGCCCGGGCATCCCGGTCGACCCGAACCGCACCCGCAACCTCCTCGTCGAGGAGGACCCCGCGGCCGTGTGACCTGACCCGGTCACCGCACAGCGGTAGTGCCCTCGTCCCCGTTTGTGGGGACGGGGGCACTTCTTCTTCACCGGTCCCGACTACCACTGGTGTACCGTCTGCTCCCGTCCGTAACCGAGGCAGCACCTTCACCAGACGCGGGGGGACCACCATGGCCCGAATCCGAATCGCCTGCACCGCCCTGATCACCGCGGCCGCGGTGGCCGGCCTGGGCGCCTGCCAGTCCAAGACCGACGCCAAGGCCGGCTCGGCCGACAACGCGAGCGCGAGCCCGAGCGCCGGCGCCGGCGCCCAGTCGAGCGGGGCCACCGCCACCGACGCCCTGGCCGCGGTCGGCAAGAGCACCTCCGGCTACCGGTCGGTGCACATGAAGGCGGTCAGCTCGATCGGCACCACCAGGACCACCATCGACGGCAAGGTGGCCTGGAACCCGCTGGCCGAGGACGTCACCACCTCCGTGCCCGGCCTCGGCGCCAACGGGATGCACATGCTCCTCTCCGGGACCACCGCCTGGGCCCAGGTCGGCGGCAAGTGGACCAAGATGGACATGTCCAAGATGCTCGGCGGCGGCTCGTCCAGCTCGCAGGACCCGGCCTCGATGGTCCAGCTGCTGGTGAACACGGGCGACGTGAAGAA contains the following coding sequences:
- the secE gene encoding preprotein translocase subunit SecE, giving the protein MTETVGSTATPERGRPESDDKRSAPPRRKRSRKSERKGFFARAARFYRQIISELRKVVWPTRNELVTYTSVVIVFVVIIMAVVYGLDYGFSKLSFLVFG
- the nusG gene encoding transcription termination/antitermination protein NusG, whose translation is MGEQDAQPSDAEQIVDAVDGTDETEGAEDEVQAADEAQAGVPAEEEALSVVSDEQAESVEETDEAEAGDAEADADTEADADTEAGADTEAGDAEAAADAEEAEDEDPVATFREELRRAPGEWYVIHTYAGYENRVKANLEQRAVSLNVEDYIYQAEVPQEEVVQIKNGDRKTIRQNKLPGYVLVRMDLTNESWGVVRNTPGVTGFVGNAYDPYPLTLDEVVKMLAPEVEAKAAKEAGKPSPVRPSEVQVLDFEVGDSVTVTDGPFATLQATINEINPDSKKVKGLVEIFGRETPVELSFDQIQKN
- the rplK gene encoding 50S ribosomal protein L11 encodes the protein MPPKKKKVTGLIKLQINAGAANPAPPVGPALGQHGVNIMEFCKAYNAATESQRGMVVPVEITVYEDRSFTFITKTPPAAKLILKAAGVEKGSGEPHTTKVAKLTRDQVREIATTKMPDLNANDLDAAEKIIAGTARSMGVTVEG
- the rplA gene encoding 50S ribosomal protein L1, translated to MKRTKAQKAAEEKIDRERIYAPLEAIRLAKDVASTKFDQTVEVAMRLGVDPRKADQMVRSTVNLPHGTGKTARVLVFATGDRAAAAEAAGADIVGADELIDEVSKGRLDFDAVVATPDLMGKVGRLGRVLGPRGLMPNPKTGTVTPDVAKAVNEIKGGKIEFRVDRHSNLHFIIGKASFDTEKLVENYAAALDEVLRAKPSAAKGRYIKKVTVSTTMGPGIPVDPNRTRNLLVEEDPAAV
- a CDS encoding LolA-like protein; amino-acid sequence: MARIRIACTALITAAAVAGLGACQSKTDAKAGSADNASASPSAGAGAQSSGATATDALAAVGKSTSGYRSVHMKAVSSIGTTRTTIDGKVAWNPLAEDVTTSVPGLGANGMHMLLSGTTAWAQVGGKWTKMDMSKMLGGGSSSSQDPASMVQLLVNTGDVKKVGQETVDGVSATHWAGTVDVQRMAARSSLPSGVKKMLDTAAQQGLRTEAVDLWADARDLPVRVHTSAQTKQGAVVSTIDYTDYSTAPLKITPPAAG